A single window of Psychrobacter raelei DNA harbors:
- the thiD gene encoding bifunctional hydroxymethylpyrimidine kinase/phosphomethylpyrimidine kinase, whose amino-acid sequence MIKNVLTIAGTDCTGGAGIQADIKAISANGSYAMSVITAVVAQNTQGVQQIQMMPTDLIRAQLDSVFSDVQVDAVKIGMLGTAEVIRCVAEALQTYQPTKVVLDPVMVAKSGDRLLDSDAVAALRELLLPQVGLITPNLPEAADLLGEAEATTREQMLEQAERLGVATFLKGGHLLNQPDSPDLLWVEGQSQWLEAARIATKNSHGTGCTLSAAIATFWSQGDSLSLACAKAKAYLTGALAHADELNVGHGHGPVHHFYAYYER is encoded by the coding sequence GTGATTAAAAATGTATTAACTATTGCTGGTACAGACTGTACAGGCGGCGCCGGTATTCAAGCCGACATTAAGGCCATTAGCGCCAATGGTAGCTATGCGATGAGTGTCATCACCGCCGTGGTGGCACAAAACACCCAAGGTGTGCAGCAAATTCAGATGATGCCAACTGACTTAATTCGTGCTCAATTAGATTCTGTATTTAGCGATGTACAGGTCGATGCGGTAAAAATTGGAATGTTAGGTACCGCTGAGGTCATCCGCTGTGTGGCAGAAGCGCTTCAGACTTACCAACCCACCAAGGTAGTGCTAGACCCGGTCATGGTTGCTAAAAGCGGCGATAGATTGCTGGACAGTGATGCGGTGGCGGCCTTGCGTGAGCTATTATTGCCCCAAGTGGGGCTGATTACCCCCAACCTGCCAGAAGCCGCTGATTTACTGGGTGAAGCTGAGGCCACCACCCGAGAACAGATGCTCGAGCAGGCAGAGCGTTTAGGGGTCGCCACCTTTTTAAAAGGCGGTCACCTGCTTAATCAGCCAGACTCTCCAGATCTGTTATGGGTAGAGGGTCAAAGTCAGTGGCTGGAGGCGGCGCGTATCGCTACTAAAAACAGCCACGGCACTGGCTGCACCCTATCTGCCGCCATCGCGACTTTTTGGAGTCAAGGAGACAGCTTAAGCCTAGCTTGTGCTAAGGCCAAAGCTTATCTGACGGGTGCTCTAGCGCATGCAGATGAGCTTAATGTCGGTCATGGCCATGGTCCGGTGCATCATTTTTACGCGTATTATGAGCGCTAA
- the thiE gene encoding thiamine phosphate synthase — protein MNKHNKSADALSLYLVTDSALCADKGLIETVLAAIDGGVTLVQLRDKHASDEALYTTACELKEAIAGRVPLVINDKVQIAHKAKLDGAHIGQGDLSVEQARNILGHDAWLGLSINTLAQLQQTHHHHLDLLDYVGLGPVFATATKQDHAEPIGLEGLSTLSKASVLPTVAIGGINHANARQVYQTGCHGIAVVSAICAADDPKQAAELLIAQR, from the coding sequence ATGAATAAACATAATAAATCTGCCGATGCCTTATCGCTATATTTGGTCACCGATAGCGCTCTATGCGCTGATAAGGGACTGATTGAGACGGTGCTTGCTGCCATCGATGGCGGCGTGACCCTAGTGCAGTTGCGTGACAAACACGCCAGCGATGAGGCCTTGTATACCACAGCCTGTGAGCTTAAAGAGGCCATTGCTGGTCGTGTTCCTTTGGTTATCAATGACAAAGTGCAGATTGCACATAAAGCCAAACTCGATGGTGCTCATATCGGTCAAGGTGACTTGAGTGTTGAACAGGCCCGAAATATTTTAGGCCATGATGCTTGGCTGGGGCTGTCTATTAATACTTTAGCGCAGTTACAGCAGACGCACCACCATCACCTTGATCTGCTCGATTATGTCGGACTAGGCCCTGTATTCGCTACCGCTACCAAACAAGATCATGCCGAGCCTATAGGCTTAGAGGGATTGAGCACTTTATCCAAGGCCAGCGTATTGCCCACAGTGGCCATTGGCGGCATTAACCATGCTAATGCCAGACAAGTGTACCAAACAGGCTGTCATGGGATCGCTGTAGTCTCTGCGATTTGTGCAGCCGATGATCCAAAGCAAGCAGCTGAGCTGCTGATAGCACAGCGATAA
- the thiM gene encoding hydroxyethylthiazole kinase, which yields MQLPFIESCFHAFKDQSALVHNLTNDVAHNTVANVLLACRASPAMVHDIQEAPDFVCLSDALAINIGTLTQTRLNSMLATAEMAHSKGIPWVLDPVAVGATAFRQQACRQLLSLQPDVIRGNASEILALAGMSSQSRGTDSGDSVAAAHAAAEALTQYAKVVVVTGEIDWVTDGMNRWAINHGHPMMTQVTAIGCALTALIAGFVGANKKAMAQAAVTALCYYGQAAEHAMQIAQGPGSFYIHFLDSLYALQATDVSQQARVTLYE from the coding sequence ATGCAGTTACCATTCATCGAGTCTTGTTTTCACGCCTTTAAAGACCAATCTGCTTTGGTCCATAACCTCACCAATGATGTTGCCCATAATACGGTTGCCAATGTGCTTTTGGCCTGTCGCGCCTCGCCTGCTATGGTACATGACATTCAAGAAGCCCCTGACTTTGTGTGCTTATCTGATGCCCTAGCCATTAACATCGGTACGCTGACCCAAACTCGTCTAAACAGCATGCTGGCCACGGCCGAGATGGCACACAGCAAAGGCATTCCTTGGGTGCTAGACCCAGTCGCTGTGGGTGCCACTGCATTTCGGCAACAAGCTTGCCGGCAGCTACTGTCACTACAGCCTGATGTCATTCGCGGCAATGCTTCAGAAATATTGGCTCTGGCGGGTATGAGTAGTCAAAGCAGGGGCACCGATAGCGGCGATAGCGTGGCGGCAGCCCATGCAGCAGCTGAAGCCTTGACCCAATATGCCAAGGTAGTGGTGGTTACCGGAGAGATTGACTGGGTGACCGATGGCATGAACCGCTGGGCTATTAATCATGGCCATCCTATGATGACTCAAGTCACCGCAATTGGCTGTGCCTTAACGGCGCTCATAGCCGGCTTTGTAGGCGCCAATAAGAAGGCTATGGCACAAGCGGCTGTCACCGCCTTATGTTATTACGGACAGGCCGCTGAGCACGCCATGCAGATTGCTCAAGGGCCTGGCAGCTTTTATATCCACTTCCTCGATAGTTTGTATGCCCTACAGGCAACCGATGTCTCTCAACAAGCACGAGTAACGCTTTATGAATAA
- a CDS encoding septal ring lytic transglycosylase RlpA family protein, with the protein MKKFTSALCALACMVGATNLAHATDSKQTISVKSPSDIDSVLNELARKKSQPTSLLQTSFEPSSLAASSSLMDAKGSKVSQDNDDVLSHLTLVASNAVNKFKQSGRASWYGGKFHGRKTASGERFDMNSLTAAHPSLPFNTYLRVTNKGNGKSVVVKVNDRGPYHGNRVLDLSYAAAKQIGLVSRGIANVTIERVGSP; encoded by the coding sequence ATGAAGAAATTCACATCAGCTCTATGTGCGCTAGCATGCATGGTAGGAGCCACTAATCTGGCTCACGCTACGGATTCTAAGCAAACTATCAGCGTTAAAAGCCCAAGCGATATCGACAGTGTACTCAACGAGTTAGCACGCAAAAAAAGCCAACCCACCTCTTTATTACAAACCTCCTTTGAGCCCTCCTCTTTAGCTGCCAGCAGCTCATTGATGGATGCCAAAGGTAGTAAAGTTAGCCAAGATAACGATGATGTGTTATCTCATTTAACGTTAGTAGCCTCAAATGCTGTTAACAAATTCAAACAAAGTGGTCGTGCCTCTTGGTACGGTGGCAAGTTCCATGGCAGAAAGACTGCCAGTGGTGAGCGCTTTGATATGAACTCATTAACCGCAGCACACCCCTCTTTGCCTTTTAATACTTACTTACGTGTCACCAACAAAGGTAACGGTAAGAGCGTGGTAGTCAAAGTGAATGACCGTGGTCCTTACCATGGTAACCGTGTGTTGGATTTATCTTATGCTGCTGCTAAGCAGATCGGTTTGGTAAGCCGTGGTATTGCCAATGTGACCATTGAAAGAGTGGGTTCACCTTAA
- the greA gene encoding transcription elongation factor GreA produces MQRYPMTPQGHAALEAELKQLKSVDRPRITAAIAEAREHGDLKENAEYHAAREQQGFCEARIRDIEAKLSGAQVIDPATLPREGRVVFGVTVVIENLDTEEQKRYQIVGDDEADFKNNKISVNSPIARGLIGKSEGDEARIETPSGLVEFEIIEVIYQ; encoded by the coding sequence ATGCAACGTTACCCAATGACTCCGCAAGGACATGCTGCGTTAGAAGCCGAGCTTAAGCAACTCAAAAGCGTAGATCGTCCGCGCATCACGGCTGCGATTGCTGAAGCGCGCGAACATGGCGACTTAAAAGAAAATGCAGAATACCACGCCGCCCGTGAGCAACAAGGTTTTTGTGAAGCCCGTATTCGTGACATTGAAGCCAAACTCTCTGGCGCTCAAGTTATTGATCCGGCTACCTTACCACGTGAGGGCCGCGTCGTATTTGGTGTGACTGTGGTTATCGAAAACCTAGACACTGAAGAGCAAAAGCGCTATCAGATTGTGGGCGATGATGAGGCAGACTTTAAGAACAACAAAATCTCCGTCAACTCCCCTATTGCTCGAGGTTTAATCGGTAAATCAGAGGGTGATGAGGCACGTATTGAGACCCCAAGCGGCCTGGTAGAATTTGAAATTATCGAAGTTATTTATCAGTAA
- the carB gene encoding carbamoyl-phosphate synthase large subunit, with protein MPKRTDIKSILIIGAGPIVIGQACEFDYSGAQACKALREEGYRVILVNSNPATIMTDPVMADATYIEPITWQTVEQIIDKERPDAILPTMGGQTALNCALDLDRNGVLEKYDVELIGATKDAIEMAEDRELFDQAMKRIGLECPRAETAESMEEAFEIQAKLGFPCIIRPSFTMGGSGGGIAYNRDEFIEICERGFDLSPTHQLLIDESLIGWKEYEMEVVRDKNDNCIIICAIENVDPMGVHTGDSITVAPAQTLTDKEYQIMRNASLAVLREIGVETGGSNVQFGVNPKTGRMVVIEMNPRVSRSSALASKATGFPIAKIAAKLAVGYTLDELQNDITGGKTPASFEPSIDYVVTKIPRFNFEKFPQAENILSTQMKSVGEVMAIGRNFQESMHKALRGLETGADGFDEQIDFAALKAGKISEDKVKAEIKNRLTVPTPERIFYIADAFRLGMSVDEVFKLTNIDPWFLVQIEDIVKTEEQVKLLGFGGLNAANLRKFKRKGLSDLRLAKLLGVSQKQLRKKRWDLQVYPVYKRVDTCAAEFATSTAYMYSTYDEECEANPTDNKKIMVIGGGPNRIGQGIEFDYCCVHAALAMREDGYETIMVNCNPETVSTDYDTSDRLYFESITLEDVLEIVRIEKPEGVIVQFGGQTPLKLARALEAAGVNIIGTSPDAIDRAEDRERFQHMIQQLNLIQPPNALATSMEDGLMKASSVGYPLVVRPSYVLGGRAMEIVYNEEELKHYLRTAVQASNEAPVLLDRFLDDAIEVDVDCVSDGNEVVIGGIMQHIEQAGVHSGDSACSLPPYSLSDEICDEMRAQTVAMAKELGVVGLMNVQFAVKDGTVYILEVNPRAARTVPFVSKCIGKSLAQVAARCMAGTSLQDQKFTQEIKPTFFAVKESVFPFAKFPGVDPILSPEMKSTGEVMGVGKTFGEAFYKGIIGSNERLPGLPKQGETKTVFISVRDSDKPNIAPIAKQLIDFGFKLVATAGTEQYLTEQGIECKRINKVTEGRPHVVDALKNGEIDLIINTTEGKQAQEDSFSIRRNALQSKVFYVTTLGAADAVCKSYAIDLPFDVYKLQALHEAAL; from the coding sequence ATGCCAAAACGTACTGATATTAAAAGCATCCTAATTATTGGCGCCGGCCCTATCGTTATCGGTCAAGCTTGTGAGTTTGACTACTCAGGCGCACAAGCTTGTAAAGCACTTCGCGAGGAAGGCTACCGCGTTATCTTAGTCAACTCAAACCCCGCCACCATCATGACTGACCCTGTGATGGCTGATGCCACCTATATCGAGCCAATTACTTGGCAAACGGTTGAGCAAATTATTGACAAAGAGCGCCCAGACGCTATCTTGCCGACCATGGGTGGTCAGACGGCACTTAACTGTGCATTAGACTTGGATAGAAACGGCGTCTTAGAAAAATACGACGTTGAGCTCATCGGGGCAACCAAAGATGCCATCGAGATGGCCGAAGACCGCGAACTGTTTGACCAAGCCATGAAGCGTATTGGCCTTGAATGTCCACGCGCCGAAACTGCTGAGAGCATGGAAGAGGCCTTTGAAATCCAAGCCAAACTTGGCTTCCCATGTATCATCCGTCCCTCCTTTACCATGGGCGGCTCAGGTGGCGGTATCGCTTATAACCGTGATGAATTTATCGAGATTTGTGAGCGTGGCTTTGACCTATCGCCCACCCATCAGCTGTTAATCGATGAATCATTAATCGGCTGGAAAGAATATGAGATGGAAGTGGTACGCGACAAAAATGATAACTGTATCATTATCTGTGCCATTGAGAACGTCGACCCAATGGGCGTGCACACCGGCGACTCAATCACCGTTGCCCCTGCTCAGACACTTACCGACAAAGAATACCAAATCATGCGTAACGCGTCACTGGCCGTACTGCGTGAGATTGGTGTGGAAACCGGTGGCTCTAACGTTCAGTTTGGGGTGAACCCAAAAACCGGCCGTATGGTGGTGATTGAGATGAACCCTCGTGTATCTCGCTCATCGGCTCTGGCCTCAAAAGCAACCGGCTTCCCAATTGCTAAAATCGCTGCCAAATTGGCCGTGGGTTATACACTTGATGAGCTGCAAAACGACATCACTGGCGGTAAAACACCAGCCAGCTTTGAGCCATCTATTGACTATGTTGTCACCAAGATTCCACGCTTTAACTTTGAAAAATTCCCACAAGCAGAAAACATCTTATCAACCCAGATGAAGTCTGTGGGTGAAGTCATGGCTATCGGCCGTAACTTCCAAGAGTCGATGCACAAAGCGCTGCGTGGCCTTGAGACGGGTGCTGATGGTTTTGATGAGCAAATCGACTTTGCCGCTCTAAAAGCCGGCAAAATCAGCGAGGACAAAGTAAAGGCTGAGATTAAAAACCGCTTAACCGTCCCTACTCCTGAGCGTATCTTCTATATCGCAGATGCCTTCCGCTTAGGTATGAGTGTTGATGAAGTATTTAAACTGACCAATATCGACCCTTGGTTCTTGGTGCAAATTGAAGACATTGTAAAAACCGAAGAGCAGGTTAAGCTGCTAGGCTTCGGTGGTCTTAATGCCGCAAATCTGCGCAAGTTTAAGCGCAAAGGCCTATCTGATTTGCGCTTGGCCAAACTGCTTGGCGTATCTCAAAAGCAGCTGCGCAAAAAGCGCTGGGACTTACAGGTCTATCCGGTTTATAAGCGTGTGGATACTTGTGCCGCTGAATTTGCCACCTCTACCGCTTATATGTACTCAACCTATGATGAAGAGTGCGAGGCGAACCCAACCGATAACAAAAAAATCATGGTTATTGGCGGTGGCCCAAACCGTATTGGTCAAGGTATTGAGTTTGATTACTGCTGTGTGCACGCAGCCCTTGCCATGCGTGAAGACGGCTATGAGACCATCATGGTGAACTGTAACCCAGAAACGGTCTCAACCGACTATGACACCTCAGACCGCTTGTACTTTGAGTCAATCACCCTAGAGGATGTGCTAGAAATCGTCCGTATCGAAAAACCTGAAGGGGTTATCGTGCAATTCGGTGGACAAACACCACTTAAATTAGCGCGCGCATTAGAAGCTGCTGGCGTTAACATCATTGGTACCTCCCCTGATGCCATTGACCGCGCAGAAGACCGTGAGCGCTTCCAGCACATGATTCAGCAGCTAAATCTGATTCAGCCACCAAACGCCCTAGCCACCAGCATGGAAGATGGCTTAATGAAGGCCAGCAGCGTCGGCTATCCATTAGTCGTTCGCCCATCTTATGTGCTCGGCGGCCGTGCCATGGAAATTGTCTACAACGAAGAAGAGCTTAAGCACTATTTGCGCACTGCGGTACAAGCTTCTAATGAAGCACCAGTACTGTTAGATCGCTTCTTAGATGACGCCATTGAGGTGGACGTAGACTGTGTTAGTGACGGCAATGAAGTGGTTATCGGCGGGATCATGCAGCACATCGAACAAGCGGGTGTTCACTCAGGCGACTCAGCCTGCTCATTACCGCCTTATTCCCTATCTGATGAGATTTGTGATGAGATGCGCGCTCAAACCGTGGCCATGGCCAAAGAGCTTGGCGTGGTAGGCTTAATGAACGTACAGTTTGCGGTAAAAGATGGCACCGTTTACATCTTAGAGGTGAACCCTCGTGCTGCGCGTACCGTGCCTTTTGTTTCTAAATGCATTGGCAAGTCACTGGCTCAAGTAGCGGCTCGCTGTATGGCTGGTACCTCCCTACAGGATCAAAAATTCACCCAAGAAATTAAGCCCACTTTCTTTGCAGTGAAAGAGTCGGTCTTCCCATTCGCTAAATTCCCAGGTGTGGACCCTATCTTAAGCCCTGAAATGAAGTCAACCGGTGAAGTGATGGGCGTTGGCAAAACCTTCGGTGAAGCTTTCTATAAAGGCATTATCGGCTCTAATGAGCGTCTACCAGGCCTACCAAAACAGGGCGAGACCAAGACGGTATTCATCTCAGTGCGTGATAGCGACAAGCCTAACATTGCACCTATCGCCAAACAGCTCATTGATTTTGGCTTTAAATTGGTGGCCACCGCAGGTACTGAGCAGTATCTCACCGAGCAAGGCATCGAGTGCAAACGCATTAATAAAGTGACCGAAGGTCGTCCTCATGTCGTTGATGCCTTGAAAAATGGTGAAATCGACCTTATTATCAATACAACCGAAGGTAAGCAAGCGCAAGAGGACTCGTTCTCAATTCGCCGCAATGCCCTTCAAAGCAAGGTGTTCTATGTCACCACTTTAGGCGCAGCCGATGCGGTATGTAAGTCTTATGCCATCGACTTGCCTTTTGATGTCTATAAATTACAAGCGTTACACGAAGCCGCACTTTAG
- the carA gene encoding glutamine-hydrolyzing carbamoyl-phosphate synthase small subunit — translation MGVQQDTTHNISNEVEAILALADGNIFRGISIGAAGSRVGEVVFNTSMTGYQEILTDPSYAKQIVTLTYPHIGNTGTNVEDAESGNIYQNNQVWAEGLIIRDATMTTSNFRNSESLSDYLQRQQTVAIAEIDTRKLTRILREKGAQNGCIMTASNGATISEEDIQKAIEIAQQWEGLEGMDLAKECCNPEGFEWTEGTWELADRGVHGVTESQTGGYYKKLGEHIDHQYDVVAYDFGTKTNILRMLVDLGCKVTVVPAQTPIADVLAQNPDGIFLSNGPGDPAACDYAIDAVRHIIEETDIPTFGICLGHQLVGLASGAKTMKMKTGHHGANHPVQDLASKKVMITSQNHGFAVDESTLPDNVKATHRSLFDGTNQGIELTNKPVFSFQGHPEASPGPQDAAPLFKRFADLMQQNKQA, via the coding sequence ATGGGCGTACAACAAGACACAACACACAATATCTCTAATGAAGTTGAAGCTATTTTGGCTTTGGCCGATGGTAATATTTTTCGTGGCATCTCAATTGGTGCAGCAGGTAGCCGCGTAGGTGAAGTGGTCTTCAATACTTCAATGACTGGGTATCAAGAAATCCTGACTGACCCAAGTTATGCCAAACAGATCGTTACCCTAACCTACCCACACATCGGTAATACAGGCACCAACGTTGAAGATGCCGAATCTGGCAACATCTATCAAAACAATCAAGTTTGGGCAGAGGGCTTAATCATTCGTGATGCCACTATGACCACCTCAAACTTCCGCAATTCAGAAAGCTTAAGCGATTATTTACAGCGCCAGCAGACTGTGGCTATCGCTGAGATTGATACCCGCAAACTGACCCGTATCCTGCGTGAGAAAGGCGCTCAAAATGGCTGTATCATGACTGCCAGCAATGGCGCGACCATCAGTGAAGAAGATATCCAAAAAGCCATCGAAATTGCCCAGCAGTGGGAAGGCCTAGAAGGTATGGACCTAGCCAAAGAGTGCTGCAACCCTGAAGGCTTTGAGTGGACAGAAGGCACTTGGGAGCTGGCAGACCGCGGCGTACATGGGGTAACCGAGAGCCAAACCGGCGGCTATTACAAAAAACTTGGCGAACATATTGATCATCAATATGACGTGGTGGCTTACGATTTTGGCACCAAAACCAATATCCTACGCATGTTAGTAGATTTGGGCTGTAAAGTGACTGTGGTACCGGCGCAAACGCCTATTGCTGATGTCTTGGCGCAAAACCCAGACGGTATTTTCTTATCAAATGGCCCTGGTGACCCTGCCGCTTGTGATTACGCCATCGATGCGGTACGTCACATCATTGAAGAGACAGACATCCCAACCTTTGGTATCTGCTTAGGTCACCAGCTGGTCGGCCTTGCCAGCGGTGCCAAGACCATGAAAATGAAAACCGGTCACCACGGTGCCAACCACCCTGTACAGGATTTGGCCAGCAAAAAGGTGATGATTACCTCTCAAAACCATGGCTTTGCCGTAGACGAATCCACCTTACCAGACAATGTCAAAGCCACGCACCGCTCATTATTTGATGGCACCAACCAAGGTATTGAGCTGACCAACAAACCTGTATTTAGTTTCCAAGGTCACCCAGAGGCAAGCCCTGGCCCTCAAGATGCGGCGCCCTTATTTAAGAGATTTGCTGACTTAATGCAGCAGAACAAACAGGCTTAA
- a CDS encoding phosphatase PAP2 family protein, which translates to MHHKHLTAALLLSGSALAASPAYAKSDIETAGDVIAITIPALAYGSTYYMDDPDGRSQFYKSFATNAVVTYGLKKSIDRERPDHSDNDSFPSGHTSIAFQGASFIHKRYGLEYSIPAYVGATFVGYSRVESDKHHTSDVLAGAALGIASSMFLTKSYHNDDLLISANLAPESYQLAVHYQF; encoded by the coding sequence ATGCATCACAAGCACCTTACCGCCGCTTTACTACTTTCAGGCTCAGCTTTGGCTGCCAGCCCCGCGTATGCAAAATCAGACATCGAAACTGCAGGTGATGTTATCGCCATCACAATTCCCGCCCTGGCTTATGGCTCTACCTATTATATGGATGACCCTGATGGGCGCAGTCAATTTTATAAATCCTTTGCGACCAATGCTGTGGTGACGTATGGATTAAAAAAGAGCATTGATAGAGAGCGCCCTGATCACAGTGACAATGACTCATTTCCGTCAGGACATACCTCCATTGCTTTTCAGGGAGCAAGCTTTATTCACAAGCGCTATGGACTTGAGTACAGTATACCCGCCTATGTTGGTGCAACATTTGTGGGCTACAGCCGCGTAGAGTCAGACAAACATCATACCTCAGATGTGCTGGCTGGCGCAGCGCTTGGGATAGCCAGCAGCATGTTTTTAACCAAAAGCTATCACAATGACGACTTATTAATCAGTGCCAATTTAGCCCCTGAGTCTTATCAATTGGCGGTTCACTATCAATTCTAA
- a CDS encoding gamma carbonic anhydrase family protein, with protein MIYKFLDKAPQFATPFQGWVADSARVIGDVYLGHQASVWFGAVIRGDNERIHIGDYSNVQENAVIHTDAGIQVTIGEYVTIGHLAMLHGCTVGDNSLIGIGAVVLNNAKIGKNCIIGAKALVTEGKEIPDNSLVMGAPAKVVKTLTEEQVAFLKMSALHYAKKCQQFKAGLEPVSAPE; from the coding sequence ATGATTTATAAATTTTTGGACAAAGCCCCGCAGTTTGCCACCCCTTTTCAAGGCTGGGTTGCCGATAGCGCCCGCGTGATTGGGGATGTGTATTTAGGCCATCAAGCCAGCGTTTGGTTTGGTGCGGTAATCCGTGGTGATAATGAGCGCATTCATATTGGTGATTACAGTAATGTGCAAGAAAATGCGGTGATTCACACTGATGCTGGCATACAGGTCACTATCGGTGAGTATGTCACCATAGGGCACTTGGCCATGTTGCATGGTTGCACAGTCGGTGATAATAGCTTAATTGGCATCGGCGCTGTGGTATTAAACAATGCCAAAATTGGTAAAAACTGTATTATTGGTGCCAAGGCCTTGGTGACTGAAGGTAAGGAGATTCCTGACAACTCATTGGTGATGGGCGCGCCGGCCAAAGTGGTTAAAACCTTAACTGAAGAGCAGGTGGCTTTTTTAAAAATGTCAGCGCTGCACTATGCAAAAAAGTGTCAACAATTTAAAGCAGGCTTAGAGCCAGTGAGCGCACCTGAATAA
- a CDS encoding HAD family hydrolase: MQQSDAQQKELALFDLDHTLLDVDSDYLWGEYIVKNGLVDEAQYRTANQKFYEQYIEGTLDATEYNEFVAQFLTSLPLDELCQIREAYIQTEIEPHIRPKAISAIQHHIEAGHDVVIISATNDFVVSAIAQRFGIEPVNVLATPLEVQDNRYTGKLTDKPNFKEGKIYHLNKWLEAKHAQGTRYSKTYAYSDSKNDLPLLQWADIPVAVTPDEVLHAHALAHRWAVEDWKL; this comes from the coding sequence ATGCAGCAAAGTGATGCCCAGCAAAAAGAATTGGCCTTGTTCGACTTAGACCATACCTTACTTGATGTCGATAGTGACTATCTGTGGGGCGAGTATATTGTAAAAAATGGCTTGGTCGATGAGGCGCAGTACCGCACTGCCAATCAAAAATTTTATGAGCAGTACATAGAAGGTACCCTAGATGCGACTGAATACAATGAATTTGTGGCTCAGTTTTTAACCAGTTTGCCTCTTGATGAGCTGTGTCAAATCCGTGAGGCGTATATACAAACGGAGATTGAGCCACACATACGGCCAAAAGCCATTAGTGCCATCCAGCATCATATCGAAGCGGGGCATGACGTGGTCATTATTTCAGCCACCAATGACTTTGTGGTATCTGCTATCGCTCAGCGCTTCGGTATCGAGCCGGTCAATGTGCTGGCCACGCCGCTTGAGGTGCAGGATAATCGTTATACGGGCAAATTAACCGACAAACCCAACTTCAAAGAAGGTAAAATATATCATCTAAATAAGTGGTTAGAGGCCAAGCACGCACAAGGCACTCGTTACAGTAAGACTTATGCTTATTCTGACTCAAAAAATGATCTGCCTTTATTACAATGGGCAGATATACCAGTGGCAGTTACCCCAGATGAGGTGCTGCACGCGCATGCTTTAGCGCACCGCTGGGCAGTTGAGGACTGGAAATTATAA